From Apilactobacillus bombintestini:
CCTTGATATGGATTATTAGGATTAATTAAAATTTTCTTGATAGATCTAGCAGTTCCATCATCTCGTAAATCAATTACACAACCGGAAATAATTCCATTTCCAGAAGTTTCTACTTCAAATCTAGTTGGACGTTGTGTTAAGAAACGATGAATAATATTTTCATATTTCATTCCTAACACACTATCAAATGGTCCACACATTCCGGCATCTGTAATAAATGCAGTTCCCTTAGGTAAGACTTGATTATCATTAGTTTGTACGTGTGTATGGGTACCAACCAATGCAGAAATTCTACCATCAAGATACATAGCCATCGCTCTTTTTTCACTGGTAGTTTCCGCATGAAAATCAACAAAAATATAATCAACTTCATGATTTAATTTGTTGACTAATTCATCTACTTCAGCAAACGGATCATCAATAGGATCCATAAAAATACGGCCTTGTAAATTAATAACAGCCAATTTCTTACCGTTAATATTAACAATAGTATAACCTCTTCCCGGAACATTTTTTCCTGGGAAGTTTAATGGACGAACCAATTTTTCAGTATCATCAATAAAATCAAATATTTCTTCATTATTCCATGCATGGTTTCCCAAAGTAATAACATCGGCTCCAGCATTCATAATTTCTTTATAAACTTTTTTATTAATACCACGTCCAAAAGATGTCGCATTTTCTCCATTAACAATTGTTAATTGTGGTTTATAATCTCTCTTTAAAATAGGTAAATATTGGCTAACCTTATCTACACCTATATTTCCTACCACATCACCTAAAAATAGAATCTTCATATTTTTCCTCAATTCGTTAATATTATACTTATAATTTTACACCGTTTTAACTAAAATAAAAAAGGCCCAAGGCCTTTTTTTATTTTGCATATTCAATTGATCTAACTTCTCTAATAATTGTAACCTTAATATGACCAGGATATTCCATATCCTCTTCAATCTTATTCTTAATATCTCTAGCTAAAACAACTGCTTGAGTATCAGAAACTTTTTCTGGTTTAACAATCACTCTTATTTCACGTCCAGCTTGAATAGCATAACTCTTTTGGACTTCATCAAAGCTATCACTAATAGCTTCTAAGCTCTCCAATCGGTGAACAAAGCTCTCAAGAGATTTACTCTTTGCACCTGGTCTAGCATTTGCAATCTTGTTTGCAATATTTACTAACTCAGAAATAATGTATTTAGGTTCATTTCCATCAATATCTGATGAAACTGAATCAATAACTACAGGGCTTTCTTTAAACTTCTTAGCTAAATCTACCCCAAGTTCAATATGTGAACCTTCAATTTCATTATCAGCAGAGCGACCAATTTCGTGCAATAATCCTGCGCGTTTAGCTAGTACGACATCTTCACCTAATTCGGCAGCTAAGACTCCTGACAACTTCGCAACTTCAATAGAATGGTTCAAAACATTACGACCACGATAAATCTTAAACTTCAATTTACCAATCATCATAATCATTTCAGGATTCATAGAATGAATTCCTAAATCGAATACAGTTTCTTCACCAATTTCTTGAATTTTTTCATCAAGTTCTCGACGACTTTTTTCCACCATCTCTTCAATTCTAGCAGGATGGATTCTACCATCCTTAATTAGACTTTCCAAAGCCATCTTAGCAACTTCACGTCTAATTGGATCAAATCCACTCAATACAACCGCTTCAGGAGTATCATCAATAACTAAATCAATTCCAGTTAAAGTTTCGAAGGTTCTAATATTTCTACCTTCTCTACCAATAATTCTTCCCTTCATGTCATCATTAGGAAGATTTACAACTGAAACTGTAGTTTCGGATACAATATCTGCAGCGCTTTGTTGAATAGCTTCAATCACCAGATTCTTGGCGTTTTCAGATGATTCTTTACGAGCGAGATTATAACTATCCTTCACCATCTTAGCACGTTCATCAGCTAATTCATTCTTAGTTTCGCTAATAATTAAATCTTGTGCTTCTTTTTGTGAAAGTGAAGAAATACGTTCTAACTCTACTTGACGTTGTTTAACTAGCGCATCGGCTTGCTGTTGCTTTTGTTCAAGTTCTTTTTGGTTGGAATTAAGCTTTTCTTCTCTACGATTCAAAGAACCTTCACGTTTATCAAAAGCGTCGTCTTTACGATCTAAAGAATCTTCTCTTTGGATCAAACGATTTTCTTGACGTTGTACTTCAACTCTTCTTTGCTTAATTTCTTTTTCAATGCTAGAACGATAACGGTTACTCTTTTCTCTAGCTTCCAGAATTGCTTCTTTAGCTGAAGTTTGAGCTTGTCGCTTAGCATCTTCCAAAATATCTTGTGCACTCTCGTGAGCCTTTGATAATTTCTTATCAACTATCTTTTTATTAGATACTGTACCCACAAGAATTCCAATCACAAAAGCAGCGATGATTGCGAGGATTATAGGTAATAAATAAGTCATAGGCTTATTGCACCTCCACATCATCTTATTGTAATTAAATTGTTCATTAAACAGTACTAACAAAGTCAGCACTACTATATTTTAAATTTTACTAGTGAAAGTGTCAACTCATCTATACCGTTTAGACAAATAAAAAGAGCCTTTCGGCTCTTTCTTATTTGTCTTCTTTAGACTTATCTTCAGTTTCTTCTGACTTGTTTTCGTCATCATCATCGCCCATACCATAAGCAGCACGGACCTTCTTATTGATTTCGTCCATTTTATCAGGATTTTCGGATAAGTATTTCTTAGCATTTTCACGACCTTGACCAATACGTTCATCACCGTATGAGTACCATGAACCTGCTTTATCAATAATATCCTTTTCTACGGCCATGTCGACAAGTTCACCAGTTTGGGAAATACCTTCACCGTACATAATGTCAACTTCGGCACGTTTAAATGGAGGAGCTACCTTGTTTTTGGCAACTTTGATCTTAGTACGGTTACCAATAATATTAGTACCGTCTTTAATTTGTTCAGCTCTTCTAATTTCAAGTCTAATAGTTGAATAGAACTTCAAAGCTCTACCACCAGGAGTAGTTTCAGGATTACCAAACATAACCCCAACTTTTTCTCTAATTTGGTTAATAAATAATGCAATTGTTTTAGTCTTGTTAATTGAACCAGAAAGCTTACGAAGTGCTTGTGACATCAAACGTGCTTGTAAACCAACGTGAGCGTCACCCATTTCACCTTCAATTTCAGCTCTTGGAACTAATGCAGCAACAGAATCAACAACTACAATATCAATAGCACCACTGGAAACTAAAGCATCACAAATTTGTAATCCTTGTTCACCAGTATCTGGTTGTGATAATAGTAAGTCATCAATATTTACACCTAGATTAGTTGCGTATACTGGGTCCAATGCATTTTCAGCATCAATATATGCAGCAGTTCCACCTTGTTTTTGTACTTCGGCAACTGCTTGTAGAGCAATAGTAGTTTTACCAGAACTTTCAGGTCCATAGATTTCTACAATTCTTCCACGTGGAAAACCACCAACACCTAGAGCATTATCTAGTGCAAGTGAACCAGTAGGAATTGTGGAAATTTTGGTATCTCCACGATCACCCATTCTCATGATTGAACCTTTACCGAATTCTTTTTCAATTCGTTTTAAAGCTCCATCAAGAGCTGCTTTACGTTCATCAGCCATTCAATGACCTCCCTTTTCTTATCAATCTATATTTATACTATACTAATGTATTTTGAAAAAAGCAAGCTAAAACAGAACAAAAGTTCGTATTATTTTTTATATTCTGCTTCAATCATTTTTAGTGCCATAGCAACAGACTGTTCACGAACAGATTCTCTATTTCCATCAAACAAACATTTTTTAGCAAAAGTTTTATGATCTAAATAATCAATTCCTATATATACAGTTCCTGCTGGATTTCCTTCTAGACTATCTGGACCTGCGACACCGGTGAATGATACACCGACGTCTACTCCCATTTTCTTCTTAGATTGTTTTGCCATCCATTCAGCAACTTCACTAGAAACTACCCCGTAGGTATTAATAACTTCAGTTGGTATATCTAACAAACTAGCTTTAGCTTCATTTGAATAAGTGACAAAGCCACCAGAAAAGATAGCTGAAACTCCAGGTACACTACCTATGGTAGATTGAAACATCCCTGCTGTTAAGCTTTCTGCACCAGTTATAGTAATGTCTTTATCAATTAATTTGTTAACTACAGAAGTATCAAATTTCATAAATAATTCTCCTCTTCCAAACTAAGTAAACGAAATTTTAGTTTATTCAAAAGAATCAGAAAAGATGGAACGACTCTTAATAAAGTATTCAGCACCTGAGTAAACAGTAAAGAACAAGCATACATATAGTAAAACAGTTCCTATACCAACGCCTACAAAAGGAATGTATAGAAAATCGTTTAGTAGTAATAATATGATAGATAGCATTTGGCTAAATGTCTTAATTTTACCAGGCCATGCAGCTGCAATTACCTTTCCATCATTTTCAACAACTATCAATCTTAAACCTGTAACTGCCAATTCACGACAAACAATTACTGCTGCAACCCATGCTGGGACATAACCAAATGAAACTAAAATAATGAAGGCAGACATAACAATCATCTTATCAGCTAAAGGATCAGCAAATTTACCAAAGTTCGTAACTAAGTGTTGTCTTCTAGCTATTTGTCCATCCAAGAAATCAGTTATACATGCAGCTGCAAAAATAACTGCAGCAACAATTCTAGTAATTTGGATAGTAGTTCCTAGCCAAACTACAACTCCCATATTAATAGAACATGATAACAA
This genomic window contains:
- the recA gene encoding recombinase RecA, whose amino-acid sequence is MADERKAALDGALKRIEKEFGKGSIMRMGDRGDTKISTIPTGSLALDNALGVGGFPRGRIVEIYGPESSGKTTIALQAVAEVQKQGGTAAYIDAENALDPVYATNLGVNIDDLLLSQPDTGEQGLQICDALVSSGAIDIVVVDSVAALVPRAEIEGEMGDAHVGLQARLMSQALRKLSGSINKTKTIALFINQIREKVGVMFGNPETTPGGRALKFYSTIRLEIRRAEQIKDGTNIIGNRTKIKVAKNKVAPPFKRAEVDIMYGEGISQTGELVDMAVEKDIIDKAGSWYSYGDERIGQGRENAKKYLSENPDKMDEINKKVRAAYGMGDDDDENKSEETEDKSKEDK
- the rny gene encoding ribonuclease Y, with product MTYLLPIILAIIAAFVIGILVGTVSNKKIVDKKLSKAHESAQDILEDAKRQAQTSAKEAILEAREKSNRYRSSIEKEIKQRRVEVQRQENRLIQREDSLDRKDDAFDKREGSLNRREEKLNSNQKELEQKQQQADALVKQRQVELERISSLSQKEAQDLIISETKNELADERAKMVKDSYNLARKESSENAKNLVIEAIQQSAADIVSETTVSVVNLPNDDMKGRIIGREGRNIRTFETLTGIDLVIDDTPEAVVLSGFDPIRREVAKMALESLIKDGRIHPARIEEMVEKSRRELDEKIQEIGEETVFDLGIHSMNPEMIMMIGKLKFKIYRGRNVLNHSIEVAKLSGVLAAELGEDVVLAKRAGLLHEIGRSADNEIEGSHIELGVDLAKKFKESPVVIDSVSSDIDGNEPKYIISELVNIANKIANARPGAKSKSLESFVHRLESLEAISDSFDEVQKSYAIQAGREIRVIVKPEKVSDTQAVVLARDIKNKIEEDMEYPGHIKVTIIREVRSIEYAK
- a CDS encoding TIGR00282 family metallophosphoesterase produces the protein MKILFLGDVVGNIGVDKVSQYLPILKRDYKPQLTIVNGENATSFGRGINKKVYKEIMNAGADVITLGNHAWNNEEIFDFIDDTEKLVRPLNFPGKNVPGRGYTIVNINGKKLAVINLQGRIFMDPIDDPFAEVDELVNKLNHEVDYIFVDFHAETTSEKRAMAMYLDGRISALVGTHTHVQTNDNQVLPKGTAFITDAGMCGPFDSVLGMKYENIIHRFLTQRPTRFEVETSGNGIISGCVIDLRDDGTARSIKKILINPNNPYQG
- a CDS encoding nicotinamide-nucleotide amidohydrolase family protein; the protein is MKFDTSVVNKLIDKDITITGAESLTAGMFQSTIGSVPGVSAIFSGGFVTYSNEAKASLLDIPTEVINTYGVVSSEVAEWMAKQSKKKMGVDVGVSFTGVAGPDSLEGNPAGTVYIGIDYLDHKTFAKKCLFDGNRESVREQSVAMALKMIEAEYKK
- the pgsA gene encoding CDP-diacylglycerol--glycerol-3-phosphate 3-phosphatidyltransferase gives rise to the protein MNLPNRLTLIRICMIPLFILLLSCSINMGVVVWLGTTIQITRIVAAVIFAAACITDFLDGQIARRQHLVTNFGKFADPLADKMIVMSAFIILVSFGYVPAWVAAVIVCRELAVTGLRLIVVENDGKVIAAAWPGKIKTFSQMLSIILLLLNDFLYIPFVGVGIGTVLLYVCLFFTVYSGAEYFIKSRSIFSDSFE